One window of the Candidatus Binatia bacterium genome contains the following:
- a CDS encoding radical SAM protein — MTRAYVSAREIQDLPLWAARRARRALFSFDLEITARCNLDCRHCYINLSAGDAQARARELSAGEIDDIAAQAAELGAMWCLITGGEPLLRPDFPDIYLALKRRGLLVSVFTTATLVDRGHVELFRHYPPRDLEVTVYGTTRETYERVTRRPGSFDRFRRGLDMLLAAGVPVRLKAMALRSNVDEMGEIARFCRERTRDFFRFDPQLHLRFDGNPARNAEIRAERLSPQEVVALERSDAERLESMERDCALLIDRDRGHDVCNHLFHCGTGRNSFNVGYDGTFRLCSSLWAPGTTYDLRRGSLRDAWESLVPRVRAMCSADPRFLETCRACELVNLCLWCPAHAHLETGRLDGEAPFFCAVARERAQMLG; from the coding sequence ATGACAAGAGCCTACGTCTCGGCGCGTGAAATCCAGGACCTGCCGCTATGGGCCGCGCGTCGCGCCCGTCGCGCTCTGTTCTCGTTCGATTTGGAGATAACGGCTCGCTGCAACCTCGACTGTCGCCACTGCTACATCAACTTGTCCGCCGGCGACGCGCAGGCGCGGGCCCGCGAACTGAGCGCCGGCGAGATCGACGACATCGCCGCGCAGGCGGCCGAGCTCGGGGCTATGTGGTGTCTGATCACGGGCGGCGAGCCGCTGCTACGGCCCGATTTCCCGGACATCTACCTGGCACTGAAGCGCCGTGGCCTGTTGGTGTCGGTGTTTACCACGGCGACACTCGTCGACCGGGGCCACGTCGAACTGTTCCGCCATTACCCGCCGCGCGACCTCGAGGTGACCGTCTACGGGACGACACGCGAGACCTACGAGCGCGTGACGCGCCGCCCGGGTTCGTTCGATCGCTTCAGGCGCGGGTTGGACATGCTTCTTGCCGCCGGTGTGCCGGTCCGGCTCAAGGCGATGGCCCTGCGGTCCAACGTTGACGAGATGGGCGAGATCGCCCGGTTCTGCCGTGAGCGCACCAGGGACTTCTTCCGCTTCGACCCTCAGCTTCACTTGCGCTTCGACGGCAATCCGGCGCGCAACGCGGAGATCCGCGCCGAGCGCCTCTCTCCGCAGGAGGTCGTGGCACTGGAACGTTCGGATGCCGAACGGCTGGAGTCGATGGAGCGCGATTGCGCGCTCTTGATCGACCGCGACCGCGGCCACGACGTCTGCAACCATCTCTTCCACTGCGGCACCGGCAGGAACAGCTTCAACGTGGGCTACGACGGTACGTTCCGGTTATGCTCCTCGCTGTGGGCGCCGGGTACCACCTACGACCTGCGCCGGGGGAGCTTGCGCGACGCGTGGGAGAGCCTCGTGCCGAGAGTACGGGCGATGTGTTCCGCCGACCCGCGGTTCCTGGAGACTTGCCGGGCCTGCGAGCTGGTCAATCTCTGCCTGTGGTGCCCTGCCCACGCCCACCTGGAGACCGGGCGGCTGGACGGCGAGGCGCCGTTCTTTTGTGCCGTTGCGCGCGAACGGGCGCAGATGCTGGGATAG
- a CDS encoding sulfotransferase domain-containing protein, translated as MTGSSLVARLRRVVPLVVRQRIENSRLVVRHRSRFANVFHCTVYRTGSQWMRRLLSDWRVYRYSGLVYEMRFERILGSAEHPDRTVAPRFPFSEPFAPGLIVGLYASHEGYARIPKAGDNRTFFVLRDPRDIVVSHYFASLRDDRGSGARRASRVPREPEAGMAWMMEWLDAIGLFTAMRSWVERGAGDPGTLVLRFEDLVGPRQVEVFEALLAHCDIAMPSGVVRELLDDYTFAVISGGRRSGEEDRWSHYRKGVAGDWRNHLTAGHLGKFRSLTGDLVTLAGYEG; from the coding sequence GTGACGGGGAGTAGCCTCGTTGCCCGTCTGCGCCGGGTGGTGCCTCTCGTCGTGCGGCAGCGGATCGAGAATAGCCGGCTCGTCGTGCGGCATCGCTCCCGCTTCGCCAACGTATTCCACTGCACCGTGTATCGAACCGGGAGTCAGTGGATGCGGCGCCTTCTGTCTGACTGGCGCGTGTACCGGTATTCGGGTCTCGTCTACGAGATGCGCTTCGAGCGCATCCTTGGCAGCGCTGAGCATCCGGATCGCACCGTCGCTCCCCGTTTCCCGTTCTCGGAGCCGTTCGCGCCGGGACTTATCGTCGGTTTGTACGCAAGTCACGAGGGTTACGCGCGTATTCCGAAAGCAGGCGACAACCGGACGTTCTTCGTCCTGCGCGATCCTCGCGACATCGTGGTCTCGCACTATTTCGCTTCGTTGCGTGACGATCGGGGGTCGGGTGCGCGTCGCGCTTCTCGGGTGCCGCGGGAGCCGGAAGCGGGCATGGCCTGGATGATGGAGTGGCTCGATGCGATCGGGTTGTTCACGGCGATGCGGTCGTGGGTTGAGCGCGGCGCCGGCGATCCCGGGACGCTCGTGCTCAGGTTCGAGGATCTGGTCGGTCCTCGGCAAGTCGAGGTTTTCGAGGCGTTGTTGGCACACTGCGACATCGCCATGCCGAGCGGGGTCGTGCGCGAACTGCTGGACGACTACACCTTTGCGGTGATATCGGGGGGCAGGCGTTCCGGCGAAGAGGACAGGTGGTCCCATTATCGCAAGGGGGTTGCCGGGGATTGGCGGAACCACCTGACGGCGGGGCACCTGGGAAAGTTCAGGTCGCTGACCGGGGACCTGGTCACGCTCGCGGGGTACGAAGGGTGA